A single genomic interval of Apis cerana isolate GH-2021 linkage group LG2, AcerK_1.0, whole genome shotgun sequence harbors:
- the LOC107996714 gene encoding protein MIS12 homolog isoform X2, with the protein MASLDLQDRKLEEYEMQLFNFHSRSVYATLKYIVNERIHCTIKKMCETIEKAYKLNSEDLAVLKTNQKHLEKAYCKGAIPHLTNIKTIVKKCIAVPSNVLLEEDKCQKIQYNDTEFKNINQKLEDLQQRAKRATILNSILKEELQFLEQFPITEENINEMCYITENIVQNPDVIEKMYQLVEDYNQFSTNLKPTSITTKMKYNTVDNLKCKEFDVNNL; encoded by the exons ATGGCGTCTTTGGATTTACAAGATCGGAAGCTAGAAGAATATGAAATGCAGCTGTTTAACTTTCATTCAAGATCCGTGTACGCTACTT tgAAATATATTGTGAATGAAAGGATTCATTGTACAATTAAGAAGATGTGTGAGACAATTGAAAAAGCATACAAACTAAATTCTGAAGATTTAGCAGTACTTAAAACAAATCAAAAACATTTAGAAAAAGCATATTGTAAAGGAGCAATACcacatttaacaaatattaag actattgtaaaaaaatgtattgctGTTCCAAGTAATGTTTTGTTAGAAGAGGACAAATGTCAGAAGATACAATATAATGACacagaatttaaaaacataaatcaaaaattagaagatttaCAACAAAGAGCAAAAAGA GctactattttaaattcaatattgaaaGAAGAACTGCAGTTTTTAGAACAATTTCCAATCactgaagaaaatataaatgaaatgtgttatataacagaaaatattgtacaaaatcctgatgtaattgaaaaaatgtatcaattaGTGGaagattataatcaattttccacAAATCTTAAACCGACATCAATAACAACAAAAATGAAGTATAATACAGTAGATAATCTTAAATGCAAAGAATttgatgtaaataatttataa
- the LOC107996714 gene encoding uncharacterized protein LOC107996714 isoform X1 codes for MSFDWLFLKQVKIPLRNSDVFTNAKGQRTLSYASRWTPCSFVNGRQGVIIGKMKYIVNERIHCTIKKMCETIEKAYKLNSEDLAVLKTNQKHLEKAYCKGAIPHLTNIKTIVKKCIAVPSNVLLEEDKCQKIQYNDTEFKNINQKLEDLQQRAKRATILNSILKEELQFLEQFPITEENINEMCYITENIVQNPDVIEKMYQLVEDYNQFSTNLKPTSITTKMKYNTVDNLKCKEFDVNNL; via the exons ATGTCATTTGATTGGTTATTTTTGAAACAGGTTAAAATCCCGCTAAGAAACTCCGATGTCTTTACGAACGCAAAGGGACAAAGGACGCTGTCGTACGCAAGCAGATGGACGCCATGTTCATTTGTCAACGGACGTCAAGGTGTGATCATCGGAAAGA tgAAATATATTGTGAATGAAAGGATTCATTGTACAATTAAGAAGATGTGTGAGACAATTGAAAAAGCATACAAACTAAATTCTGAAGATTTAGCAGTACTTAAAACAAATCAAAAACATTTAGAAAAAGCATATTGTAAAGGAGCAATACcacatttaacaaatattaag actattgtaaaaaaatgtattgctGTTCCAAGTAATGTTTTGTTAGAAGAGGACAAATGTCAGAAGATACAATATAATGACacagaatttaaaaacataaatcaaaaattagaagatttaCAACAAAGAGCAAAAAGA GctactattttaaattcaatattgaaaGAAGAACTGCAGTTTTTAGAACAATTTCCAATCactgaagaaaatataaatgaaatgtgttatataacagaaaatattgtacaaaatcctgatgtaattgaaaaaatgtatcaattaGTGGaagattataatcaattttccacAAATCTTAAACCGACATCAATAACAACAAAAATGAAGTATAATACAGTAGATAATCTTAAATGCAAAGAATttgatgtaaataatttataa
- the LOC107996714 gene encoding uncharacterized protein LOC107996714 isoform X3 has protein sequence MKCSCLTFIQDPLKYIVNERIHCTIKKMCETIEKAYKLNSEDLAVLKTNQKHLEKAYCKGAIPHLTNIKTIVKKCIAVPSNVLLEEDKCQKIQYNDTEFKNINQKLEDLQQRAKRATILNSILKEELQFLEQFPITEENINEMCYITENIVQNPDVIEKMYQLVEDYNQFSTNLKPTSITTKMKYNTVDNLKCKEFDVNNL, from the exons ATGAAATGCAGCTGTTTAACTTTCATTCAAGATCCGT tgAAATATATTGTGAATGAAAGGATTCATTGTACAATTAAGAAGATGTGTGAGACAATTGAAAAAGCATACAAACTAAATTCTGAAGATTTAGCAGTACTTAAAACAAATCAAAAACATTTAGAAAAAGCATATTGTAAAGGAGCAATACcacatttaacaaatattaag actattgtaaaaaaatgtattgctGTTCCAAGTAATGTTTTGTTAGAAGAGGACAAATGTCAGAAGATACAATATAATGACacagaatttaaaaacataaatcaaaaattagaagatttaCAACAAAGAGCAAAAAGA GctactattttaaattcaatattgaaaGAAGAACTGCAGTTTTTAGAACAATTTCCAATCactgaagaaaatataaatgaaatgtgttatataacagaaaatattgtacaaaatcctgatgtaattgaaaaaatgtatcaattaGTGGaagattataatcaattttccacAAATCTTAAACCGACATCAATAACAACAAAAATGAAGTATAATACAGTAGATAATCTTAAATGCAAAGAATttgatgtaaataatttataa
- the LOC107996908 gene encoding enhancer of mRNA-decapping protein 3 gives MSEQFVGCTVSVKCIEEVGTYQGQILDLNKDCIILSKAFCNGVPHSSPIVVLCAKDILNVEFISINETALNTNDNNQAHNNVTVKRPIAKRAGRSFSESVSSSVQSTSSQTQTNVKKPNSSQSIIEQSANGKIPLAESVDKPIQKKLSNRQRNLGRDEDTFGTQIDQSLNQDFDFEKNLALFDKEGMWQKINSLKPRKQRQTGNYRHDENIIVSEPTDLRQIMVPSAGEIEYVTDNGLIIPSITLNLHRQLIGAADRLGISWERRVELLGRAGAEITLQLLGGSHRLDPNNAHQWPTVIALCGPHRSGAAGVNCARQLSSHGIKTIVFVENSEDVFLLQELSLYKLTGNKVETKFKNLPSMVDLIIVALCDENSPRMITPIAKWASNNRAPILAIEPPATGTPGILSKCSLLGGLPLSHSVDNGKLYLCNLALPNEVYADVGITYRSPFGPKFVIPLHSNNS, from the exons ATGTCAGAACAATTTGTTGGTTGTACAGTTTCTGTAAAGTGTATTGAAGAAGTTGGAACTTATCAAGGACAAAtattggatttaaataaagattgtaTTATACTTTCAAAAGCTTTTTGTAATGGGGTACCTCATAGTTCACCTATAGTAGTATTATG tgcAAAGGACATATTAAATGtagaatttatatcaattaatgaaaCAGCACTCAatacaaatgataataatcaaGCACATAATAATGTAACTGTAAAAAGACCTATTGCTAAAAGAGCTGGTAGATCATTTTCAGAAAGTGTTTCATCTTCTGTTCAATCTACATCATCACAAACACaaacaaatgttaaaaaacCAAATAGTTCTCAATCTATTATAGAACAATCTGCTAATGGAAAAATTCCATtag CTGAATCTGTTGATAAaccaatacaaaaaaaattaagtaatagaCAAAGAAATTTAGGACGCGATGAGGATACATTTGGTACTCAAATTGATCAATCGTTGAATcaagattttgattttgagaAGAATTTAGCTTTATTTGATAAAGAG GGCATGTGgcagaaaataaattctttaaaacctAGAAAACAAAGGCAAACAGGAAACTATAGGcatgatgaaaatattattgtttctgAACCAACAGATCTTAGACAAATAATGGTACCCAGTGCTGGTGAAATAGAATATGTAACAGACAATGGTTTAATAATTCCTAGTATAACACTTAATCTTCATCGTCAATTAATAGGAGCAGCAGATCGATTGGGGATTAGTTGGGAACGTAGA gTAGAACTTCTTGGTCGCGCTGGCGCAGAAAttacattacaattattaGGAGGAAGTCATCGATTAGATCCAAATAATGCACATCAGTGGCCAACAGTTATTGCTCTTTGTGGACCTCATCGTTCTGGTGCTGCAGGTGTTAACTGTGCTAGACAATTATCTAGTCATGGTATTAAGACAATagtttttgtagaaaattctGAAGATGTTTTTCTCCTACAAGAATtgtctttatataaattaactgGAAACAAAGtagaaacgaaatttaaaaatttaccgtCAATGGtggatttaataattgtagcTCTGTGTGATGAAAACTCACCAAGAATGATTACACCTATAGCAAAATGGGCAAGTAATAATAGAGCACCTATTTTAGCTATTGAACCTCCAGCTACAGGAACACCTGGTATTCTTAGCAAATGTAGTCTGCTTGGTGGATTACCATTATCTCATAGTGTTGACAAtggcaaattatatttatgtaatcttGCACTGCCAAACGAAGTATATGCAGACGTTGGTATAACATATAGGTCCCCTTTTGGACCAAAATTTGTCATTCCTTTGCATTCCAATAATTCTtag